One part of the Phoenix dactylifera cultivar Barhee BC4 chromosome 4, palm_55x_up_171113_PBpolish2nd_filt_p, whole genome shotgun sequence genome encodes these proteins:
- the LOC103712686 gene encoding eukaryotic translation initiation factor 3 subunit D-like codes for MGFDVGVVPFNPDGWGPPDMPAAPLFPKREGGGTHQANIPFAPFSRSEKLGRIADWTRNPNFNNPAARSAGGGGRDAVFDFALDESSALAAVADDDSSFRLVDGKPPPRPKFGPRWRFQQRPQLPQRRDEEVEARKREAEKERARRDRLYHLHRSFASGPAAGAARGRDSPALKSSVDIQPEWTMLDQIPFSTFSKLSFAVPDPPEDLLVCGALEFYDRSFDRINPKNERRLERFKSRNFFKVTTTDDPVIRRLAADDKATVFATDAILSALMCSPRSVYSWDIVIQRVGNKLFFDKRDGSQLDLLSVNETSQEPLPDAKEDINSAHSLAIEATYVNQNFSQQVLLRDGNKVTFDEPNPFAAEGEDVASVAYRYRRWKLDDDTYLVARCEVHAVADVKGQRSFMTLNALNEFDPKYSGVDWRQKLETQRGAVLATELKNNANKLAKWTAQALLASADLMKLGYVSRVHPRDHYNHVILSVVGYKPRDFAAQINLNTSNMWGIVKSIVDICMKLNEGKYVLVKDPAKPQVRIYEVPADAFENDYVEEPLPEEEQVQPPTEEEDPASIMDAVAEAEATASAAAAGEAAEGEKDATAATV; via the coding sequence ATGGGATTCGACGTGGGCGTCGTGCCGTTCAACCCCGACGGATGGGGACCGCCGGACATGCCGGCGGCGCCCCTCTTCCCGAAGCGCGAGGGTGGCGGAACCCACCAGGCGAACATCCCCTTCGCCCCCTTCTCCAGGTCGGAGAAGCTGGGCCGCATTGCCGACTGGACCCGCAATCCCAACTTCAACAACCCCGCCGCCCGctccgccggcggcggcggccgcgaCGCCGTCTTCGACTTCGCCCTCGACGAGTCCTCCGCcctcgccgccgtcgccgaCGATGACTCCTCCTTCCGCCTCGTCGACGGCAAGCCCCCCCCGCGCCCCAAGTTCGGCCCCCGCTGGCGCTTCCAGCAGCGCCCCCAGCTCCCCCAGCGCCGCGACGAGGAGGTCGAGGCCCGGAAGCGCGAGGCCGAGAAGGAGCGCGCCCGCCGCGACCGCCTCTACCACCTCCACCGCTCCTTCGCCTCCGGGCCCGCCGCCGGCGCCGCCCGCGGCCGTGACTCCCCCGCCCTCAAATCCTCCGTCGACATCCAGCCCGAGTGGACCATGCTCGACCAGATCCCCTTCTCCACCTTCTCCAAGCTCTCCTTTGCTGTCCCTGACCCTCCCGAGGACCTCCTCGTCTGCGGCGCCCTTGAGTTCTACGACCGCTCCTTCGACCGCATCAACCCCAAGAACGAGCGCCGGCTCGAGCGCTTCAAGTCCCgcaacttcttcaaggtcacCACCACCGATGATCCCGTCATCCGCCGCCTCGCTGCCGACGACAAGGCCACCGTCTTCGCCACTGACGCCATCCTCTCCGCCCTCATGTGCTCTCCCCGCTCCGTCTACTCCTGGGATATCGTCATCCAGCGCGTCGGCAACAAGCTCTTCTTCGACAAGCGTGACGGCTCCCAGCTCGACCTCCTCTCCGTCAACGAGACCTCCCAGGAGCCCCTCCCTGACGCCAAGGAGGACATCAATTCCGCCCACTCCCTTGCCATCGAGGCCACTTACGTCAACCAGAACTTCTCCCAGCAGGTCCTCCTCCGTGACGGCAACAAGGTCACCTTCGACGAGCCCAACCCCTTCGCTGCCGAGGGCGAGGACGTCGCCTCCGTTGCCTATCGCTATCGCCGCTGGAAGCTTGATGATGACACCTACCTGGTTGCCCGCTGCGAGGTCCATGCTGTGGCCGACGTGAAGGGGCAGCGCTCCTTCATGACTCTCAATGCCCTCAATGAGTTTGATCCCAAGTACTCGGGCGTCGACTGGAGGCAGAAGCTTGAGACCCAGAGGGGGGCTGTGCTCGCCACCGAGCTCAAGAACAATGCCAACAAGCTTGCCAAGTGGACCGCCCAGGCCCTCCTCGCAAGCGCTGACCTGATGAAGCTTGGGTATGTCTCGAGGGTCCACCCCAGGGATCACTACAACCATGTGATCCTCAGCGTTGTCGGGTACAAGCCAAGGGATTTCGCTGCCCAGATCAATCTCAACACCTCAAACATGTGGGGGATCGTCAAGTCGATTGTGGACATCTGCATGAAGCTCAATGAGGGTAAGTATGTGCTTGTGAAGGACCCCGCGAAGCCCCAGGTTAGGATCTATGAGGTGCCTGCAGATGCATTTGAGAATGACTATGTGGAGGAGCCGCTGCCCGAGGAAGAGCAGGTACAGCCACCTACAGAGGAGGAAGATCCTGCCAGCATCATGGATGCTGTGGCTGAAGCTGAGGCCACtgcttctgctgctgctgctggtgaAGCTGCTGAGGGTGAGAAGGATGCTACTGCTGCTACCGTTTGA